A window of the Acidimicrobiia bacterium genome harbors these coding sequences:
- a CDS encoding amino acid ABC transporter permease has protein sequence MDKNPAKEPASPGPSAVIEFDSHDFPWWLVGMIAIIVGMGAAVVLNPRYNEAFRNIFPWPLIEDVVVDDVAVGSAFVWGRGIVITLVLTLASFVIATVLGLLIGLGRISGLSDADQGNRSVIKSAIRNVSQLYIELIRGIPMLVFIFVVAQVLAPDFADLIHIESRSISPIIRMIAALSLFYAAFIAEVFRAGIQSVPVGQLEAGRAVGLSEGAIMRRVVLPQAIRNMLPALGNDLISLMKDTSLASVLAVREITQMARLYTGSTFRFREGFFVLVVIYVTLTLSLSLLLRWYEKRIAIPGR, from the coding sequence GTGGATAAGAATCCCGCCAAGGAACCTGCTTCGCCAGGCCCGTCGGCGGTGATCGAATTTGACTCGCACGACTTTCCCTGGTGGTTGGTTGGGATGATCGCCATCATCGTTGGTATGGGTGCTGCCGTGGTCCTCAACCCGAGATACAACGAAGCCTTTCGCAACATCTTCCCGTGGCCACTGATCGAAGACGTCGTAGTTGACGACGTAGCCGTCGGCAGCGCCTTCGTGTGGGGGAGGGGCATCGTCATCACCCTGGTGTTAACGCTTGCGTCATTTGTGATCGCCACCGTCCTCGGCCTGCTGATCGGCTTGGGCCGGATATCCGGACTGTCAGATGCAGACCAGGGGAACCGGTCAGTCATCAAGTCGGCCATTCGCAACGTTTCTCAGCTGTACATCGAGTTGATTCGGGGGATTCCGATGCTCGTGTTCATCTTCGTGGTGGCCCAGGTTCTGGCTCCCGATTTCGCCGACCTGATCCACATTGAGAGCCGATCGATCAGCCCGATCATCCGGATGATTGCGGCTTTGTCACTCTTTTATGCGGCCTTCATCGCCGAGGTTTTTCGAGCTGGTATTCAATCGGTTCCTGTCGGCCAGCTTGAGGCCGGTCGAGCGGTTGGCCTATCGGAAGGGGCGATCATGCGAAGAGTTGTCCTACCGCAAGCCATCCGCAACATGCTGCCGGCGCTGGGCAACGACCTCATCTCGCTCATGAAGGACACGTCTTTGGCGTCGGTTCTGGCAGTCCGGGAGATCACCCAGATGGCCCGCCTTTACACCGGCTCGACGTTCCGGTTCAGGGAAGGCTTCTTCGTACTCGTGGTGATTTACGTCACCCTCACCCTGTCACTCAGCCTATTGCTCCGCTGGTACGAAAAGCGCATCGCCATTCCCGGCCGCTGA